Part of the Prionailurus bengalensis isolate Pbe53 chromosome B3, Fcat_Pben_1.1_paternal_pri, whole genome shotgun sequence genome is shown below.
cagctaaaCCATGCAGGCACCCTTGGAGTtgctttaaaaagatatattacTTCTTTGCTAGAGTGTATTTTTATGATAATGTTTAAATTGAGTTTTCTGGTATTTTGattcactgaaaggaaaagcatttaaaatataatttcatattcttCAGTACTGACAATGTCATGTAAAATTCATAAGAGAGAATCAGACAATAATGGAttttagaattaaatgagacCTGAAGATAATCTGGTGTGGTTGGGGCCCTGAAATATTAAGTGATTTGTTCAGTGTAATACTGTAGGTAGGGTTAGAGCTGGAGCTGAAAGATGGATCTTGTTCTTcattatgttgtttatttatgtGATATAATTACCTAAAATTTCTTCACTTATTGTAATACCTGAGTTTTACAATATGTAGATACTTATCTTGCTTTGATATTTATGAGGACTTGAATAAAATAGATAATACCCGAGTAACTTGAGCACCTAGCTTACTATTAGCATATAAGTATATTGTAGATTCTCAATATGTTTTAACGAATAAAAAGACTCTTATTAGGATACATATATTTAACGTGTTTTGCAAGTAATTAACCAAGTCATTAGATTTTTCACATTCAACATTAATTTCGTTTctagttaaacattttttattccttaccttctgaaaatattttgaagcagCTTGTTATAAAAGGTACTTTGCAACTCAAATAACTTTTGACAGAATAAAtgttcaaagtgaaaaaaaagtgggGTAGTAGAGGGAAAATGGTAGTGTTGGGGTATGCTAGAGGTAGAAAATAATACGCCAAAAAACCCTAAACTAAGGGAGCCTTACTGCAGCTAAGAGCAAAATTTAGCCTTGCGTTCGTTCTGACCacgatttttattttatttttattttttatttttttagagagaaaagagtgcatgcaaacaggggagaggggcagacgaagagagagagaatcttaagcaggctccgcactgagcatggagcctgacacagggtttgatccgtgaccctgggctcatgacctgagccaaaatcaagagttggaccttcAACCAACTGAGATATTCAGGCAACCCTGGCcaaccaagatttttaaaaagaatcaaatagatACTTAAGATTAGGGATAGCAGTGGTTCAAAGGAACATGGTACTCAGAATAGCTACATATTCATAATACTAAATTTTATTATGGTACTCTTTATGCcaggaatataaaaaatatagttttctcagaggtgttttatttttaatgtggttttATGAAAGATGAGCACACAACATATCTTATTCCTCAGTGAatgaaaaagttttttatttgtgaATAAATTCTCATAACCAAACTAAAGGCAGAGATAGTTTGTAAAATCTGAAGGAATAGCTGACCAGGATGTCCACTTGAATAGAATTGTTTTAACTGGGACAGAGATCGATTCAATCACAAACCATAACaaaatctccttttctttcttgtaagtGCGCACTTGCTTTGTAAGTGATCTGAAACGTGGATTAAAAATCCAAGCAGCAAAATTTAATATTGATGGGAATACTGAggtaagttaaaaataaatgtatattctttttttcagaggTTATAACCTATGTATTTATGcttatgatatttatatttcagcGTCCCTCACCACCCCCAAATGTTGACTACCCATTAGATGGAGAGAAGATTTTACATGTTCTTGGATCAATCAGGTAGACCTTAATTTTTATGAGCAAAATAATGAACTAAAATGaatttttggcttttaaaaatatataagcctTTAATATTGCTGATTTaacaattttatgtgtttttcagTACGCCTCCCTGTTCATGATTAATTTTATTCAActtcttaattttgaaaagttttattgtgtaaagtttttaaaattctataaaaatatttaaattaaaaaaattttggggcgcctgggtggcgcagtcggttaagcgtccgacttcagccaggtcacgatctcgcggtccgtgagttcgagccccgcgtcaggcctgggctgatggctcagagcctggagcctgtttccgattctgtgtctccctctctctctgcccctcccccgttcatgctctgtctctctctgtcccaaaaataaataaacgttgaaaaaaaaaaatttttttttttaaatttttttttcctgctcttcatAGTAATTTAGAAGTAATGGAACTATTCTTCAAGGTAGAGAATAAAGTACAATACTTTAAAACAGAGTTCAGCAAACCTTTTTTGTAAAGAGGTTTGtgagccatatggtctctgttgcaagtACTCAAGTCTACAATTTGGAATGCAAAATCAGCCAcaagacaatatgtaaatgaatgagcatggctgtgttccaatttACAAAGAtaagtgggctggatttggcttacaggccatagtttgctggcACCTGCTTTGAAACGTCATGTTAGAAGGAATGCGTTCTTCCAAATATGCTAAATCGTAAGGACCAGTTAGtaattcactttttcattttctttattctatccAATGATGCTATATAAGTTACAGACTTACATAATTATATTGGTAACAATAGCATTTTGTTTATATACAAGCTTTATAATATTTGtatgtacaggggcacctgggtgtctcagttggttgagcatctgactcttgatttcagctcaggtcatgatcccagggtcatgggatcgagccctgcatcgggctctgcacggagtgtggagcttgcttgggattctctctctctccctttgccccctctCCTGGTCACATGTGCACTTTCtctaaaataacagtaaaaataaatagtttgtagctcttataaaaaaataaaaaattaaatttgtatttataagtttcatttgtaaaatattagaTCAGAAGATGCCACAGAAAAGAATTATGTAGATATTAAAGATCCTGTTGGTTCTGAGGTTGAGATACTATAAGGGTGAACATGAATACACAGATGTTACAGATGGTAGGGTAGGAGAACAACAGAGTGAGAATGTAATACTTTTTGGTAGTAGCTTTTatcattttccctcttctttaGGTTATACTCCTTAagttactattttaaattttctccagGTTGTATAGTAGAGCccaaaatacaagaagaaaataaatgttgaaggagATGAATATGCAACTTTTTGGTTCATAATAGCTTTTTGGttatttgggaataaaaaaaCACTGTGTCTCACATTTCAGACCCAATGGATTTACAGTTGTCTGCTCATATGTTTTTTCCTACTAAAAATCGAGTTCCATTGAAACATAATTAGACACGGTTCAGACCACACACACAGTTCGTAAGTCAGAAGGGTCATTGGAATTTTTAAGTGCAGTGAGAACTTAAAGTTATTTGTGTATCCGTCTTGGTACAGAATTCTTATTGGTGGTTTTTTTAGACTTTTATAGTTGGATTACCtgtattaaaaagattttaaaaatgattgtcTTTTCGAAGCATTCAACAGTtcacagagaaaaacaacttattttcTACCCCTAGTATTTTGTGGGTTAAGTAACAGTAAAATTGCGTAATTTCAATATCAAATCTATTGGCAATAAAAGACTTGGAACAAGAAAACTATTGTTCCGTAAGCATTCAACTCAACTGGTGGAAGTGGAATTCTGCAGGCATTACAGCAAGTGGCTGACTACCTACGAGTGTTCAGCATACTGCAGGCCTCAGTAACCTTACTGATGACATGAGGAGCTAGTGAGTGGGTGGAGTCTCATGAAGagaattttatgttttgaagAAGATTCAAGAAAGCTTCAGAGTGGTGTGCATAGTCTGatctaaatcttatttttaagaaatagtgtttatatatgtgtatgcgtGGGTAGTTTTGTATTGCATTGCTCAGGATTTAGTTTGGCCACCAGTGACACAAACCTGACAATAGTGGCTTCACCAAGATAggagtttgtctctctcttttcagctttgtttgtttgtttgtttgtttttgagagggagggagggaaggaggaggtgagctgggcaggggcagagggagggagggagagaatcccaagcagactccatgctatcagcacagagctccatgcggggcttgaactcacgaactgtgagaccatgactggaGCGGACATCAATAGTCGGTGCTTTGCCAACTGAGCCCCTCGGGCGCCccgtctctctcttttaaaagaagCTCAGAGGTAGATAGTTCAGGAATGGTATGACAGCTCCCACCAGGGACCCAAACATCCTTCATTTCATCCTTTTGGGGGTAGCCCTGTCCTTAGATACCAGGGTGGTCGATACAGTTAAAGCTACTATATCTGTGTTTAAAGCAAGCAGCCCTAGGAGGAAGCTAGTTGCCTCCATCTCATTGTCTGTTCCTTAGCTACACatctaactgcaagggaggcAGGTAAATACAGTGTTTCAACTGGAGGAGGGCATTATATCCAGCCTAAAAatggagctctttttttttcaaattacaggATTTACAGGATATTGCAAAGATGATATAGGAAAGCCTCATGTACTCTTCACGCAGTTTCTCCCAATGGTTCCACCTTACTTAACTGTAGTACAATAGCAAAACCAGTAAATTGGCATCAGTGTAACATGTATATATAGTTTGTATAATTTTATCACACGTAGATTTCTGTAATCACACCACAATTAAGATATAGAActattccatcaccacaaagacCTTCCTTGTGCTATCCCAAAATGGGTTCTTTTGAGAACaaataggaaaatggaaattGGGTATTTTATGAGGCAACTAGCAGTCTTTGCCAtacgttatttttaaaaacaagagaaatgctTGGGGAGGggattgtttttaaatcttttgtatcactacagatctttttttttttttaatgtttacttttatttttgagagagagagagtgcacacaagcaggggagggacagagagtgaggggaacagaggatctgaagcaggctctatgctgacagcagagagtctgatgcggggctcgaactcatgaactgtgacatatgacctgaggcgaagttggatgcttaactgactaggccaccctggcgcccccagaTCTGTTTCTTGAATCTTAACTAACTTTTATAGAATcacttattttctgttattaGGCTTAAGGAAGTATAACTGGACAAAATGTCTGTTAATCTGTACATAATAATAGTTACAGTTAATACATAAGGAGGGCctcctgtgtaccaggcactgttctattGATTCATTGAATCCTCACCTCAAACACCTGTGAGGCAGGTGCTGGTCTCCTCATTTACAAATGCAAACACCtcgtgttttaatttttttttaatgtttatttttgagagggagagacagagtgcaagtgggggaggagcagagggaggaggacgcagaatccgaggcaggctccaggctctgagctgttagcacagagctgagcTGTGGGGCTCGAGCCTctaaactgtcagatcatgacctgagccgaagtcagacgcttaaccgactgagccacccatgtgcccccaaacACCTTCTGTTTTCATAATTATTCTATGTTAACATAGTACTGGTACTTAAAAAATAGAACCGATGATATATTTTCTATCATATGATGCCAACAAAGcactctctgtttttaatctCACTAGAGATTCGGTTGTGGAAATTCTTTTTGAACAAGATAATGAAGAGAAATCAGTTGCCACTTTAATACTGGATTCTCTTATACAGGTATTTTGATTTTGcaaaaagtttccattttaactACAGCCGTTTAGAGAAACTGATGTTTTtgagtaatctctccacccaatgtgggccttgcATTGACACTTTCGAGATCCAGAGCCACATGCtgtacggactgagccagccaggtgccctgaggaaaTTTTTACGTGTTatcttctgcatttttattttagctgttgGTTACAATGTTAGCTTTTCTGCTAAATGTTACAGTTTCAGAGTTTGACTTTGGCACTGAAAGATGGTACTTAACAGCATTTCAAACTCAGGGATAATAAGTGCTATCGTGTATTTTTTCCCTAGCAACAATATCAGATTTTTGGTTTGTACCTGGTACAGCTTGTAGTTTCCTTAAGTGCAGGTTTGGGTAGTATTGAATTTTAAATTCCATAGGGTATATGATAATGTCTTCTTTGTTTAATGACTGGAATCGCAGAATTCCATGTGAAATACCATCGATTTGGAAGATACTGTCTACCTCTGGGGCTCTGCTCAGAGACTTTTATGAAAAATGTAGCATCAGTGAAAGACTTTAACATTCTAATTCTTAGAACTGATGTGGAAACAGTTTTTCTAAGAATGTTTTCTTCCCACTTGACAACTGGCTCTGGATATAATACTGTGAAGTTATCATATACTTTCTTTActaaaaaaagtaatgaagttcttttatttcttctcctattCTTTGCTCGACTCAGTCATTCTGTCTTGAAAATGAGATTACTCACATATACTGTGTGTCCTGTGGAACTTTAAATTCTAAACTGttagattttaaaatctttcaagtTCGTGTAAGTATATAGCAATATTTTCGTGGTTATATTTGCTACATGAAAAACTCCCTTGTTAAAGAAACCTTGCTGTGCGTTTTTTCTGTGGTAATAGTACTGATCACCTATTTAATTTATAACACataatctgtatattttcttgAATCCAGTCAAGCATTATTTATACAGCTAaggataaattcttttttttctttctcttcaataaCAGTGCCCAATAGACACCAGAAAGCAGCTTGCAGAGAATTTGGTAGTCATAGGTGGCACGTCGATGTTGCCAGGATTTCTCCACAGATTGCTGGCGGAAATAAGGTATTTGGtagaaaaaccaaaatataaaaaagtactCGGCACCAAGACATTCCGAATCCATACTCCACCTGCAAAGGCCAATTGTGTGGCGTGGTTGGGAGGTAAGAATTTAGTTTTTACAATATAGATGATTATATAGTGATTGGTTCCTGAATGGTATATTAATGGCTGTAATAGATTCAGTGTTAAAAATCATTCACGTAAGAAACTAATAGaactattaaataattttctttgaacaTTGACTTTTCCTTGAAGTGTTAATTTTCAGAGTTATATCCCTATTTCTCTTGGTGTttgcactttaattttttaaataaacttcatCCAATGAAAATCATTTCTCATAATAGTGATAGCTGTGCCTTTATTCCAGTGCTGCTACCATTGCTCAAGACATTTGTTTTAGTTCCTTCTAAAGCTAACCTGTGAGCCATATATGAGAATTgatctctttattttataattacactTTATTTTGTGACTGAGTTCATTGAATGATAGTTCATAGGAAATGATAGTTTCGTTGAAATCAGGAAATAGCCTAGAGctagtacatatatatgtacattgaagagaaaaacaagtatggATGTGTATACTTGTATAATTCTGCTATGTGTTTTATGATGCATTTACGGCTAATGGGTATCCTGATCATGAGAAAAAGTAttgagattttattatttatttatttttaatgtttattaatttttgagagagagagagagagagagaaaacaggggaggagcagagagataggaagacagaatcagaagcagtctccaggctccgagctgtcagcacagagcccaacatggggcttgaactcacagaccttgagatcaaagtctgacacttaacctactgaggcacccaggcgccccagttactgcattattttttaaagaccacCTTGTGGGTCTTTATAAAGTCTTTAGCAGAGACTTGGGTGGCATTATAACGGTGATTATTACGTTTTACagtgctgttttatttattgacaTACAATCTTGGAATTGTGgcaaagaaaactgaaagtattatttactgtttttacacagaattaaaaatactttccacTCCACTCTACCTCACCTGCTTTTAGACACAGTTAATGCTTGTTAGCATTTTCACTGTAGTCTGCTATAGGCCATTTAAGTCACTTTCAACACAGGAATTGTGGCTTACCctgttattcaaaatataggATACAAAACAGCTGCAATTAATTTGAAGAGTGTGCATTGCTGAATTTCAGCACTTCTCTCGTCAAATAATGAGTTGGACGTGTGTGTACATAAAATTTTCTGGTAAAAATTTacatcttaaataaaaatgttttttttggtttttttcatttttttgttttgtttttttaaccacacAGGAGCTATTTTTGGTGCACTACAAGACATACTTGGGAGCCGTTCAGTCTCAAAGGAATATTATAATCAGACAGGCCGTATACCTGATTGGTGTTCTCTTAACAACCCTCCGTTGGAGATGATGTTTGATGTCGGAAAAGCTCAGCCACCTCTGATGAAGAGAGCATTTTCCACTGAGAAATAAAAGTTTGATTAAAATTCAGCTTTGCTTCATATCAAGTATCTAATCGATTATAAGCAAATGGTACAAAGTATATAGGATGCTCTTAGAGATGACTTTATGGCAATGAAAACATTTCTGTAATGACTTTTTGCATTGCgattcttttgaattttgtttttcttgtgtagTGGTAAAATGGTAGCTGATGCTTAATGAAATTTGTTGtatttatatcaataaaatatagtaaagCGGTTTAATTTTGGAAGTTTGTTACACAGTTTAATTTCAAAAGGAATATAACATTTTCCCTCCACAATTCACATAATCTGAGCTGAGCGTTGGAAAgttcattaatttcattattttcagcaattatttcaagaataaataatattacCATTACcagatatttcaaatattaagctgggtctattcagattcttttgttttggtatttatgTGTCCATGTTACAATGCTGCTTTTGCAGGAATATATTTGACTCTTTGGACTGAGAATGTTTAGTAACATAGTTAAAACATTGGTTAAGCAACATGTGCAGATGTTTACTTTGTAACTTTACAGTTCCTTTATGAACAATTCTACATTTCTAAGGAGAAAGATACTTCGTTTTTATGCAAAgacattccattttatgtatttttatgtaactGCTTTATAAACGTGAAATTCATAATGTTTTAATCTCTTGTGCTTTTTATCTTCTCAGGATAGGGGTGCTTGCAAATACGTACTGAgtcattgtttaatttttatctttgtttgttcatcttcatttgtctttAACAAACTACTTcttactgaaatttttattttattctttccacgTGCCTGTGAAAATACGTATACACCTATTTCTGAAGAATGTACTCATATTTCTTAAGCCAGAGTAGGACTTGATACATTTCCTGGTCTATATATCCCATGTCCATTCTTACTCATAGTTTACTCATTTTGATTGTCCTTTTCTGGGTGCTTCCTAGTTTTGCCATATGCTTTTTGTGTGAAGATACCAGCTCCAGCTGATACTTGAAAGAGCTGGTTCCTGGCATGAAGAataggaaagtgtgtgtgtgtgtgtgtgtgtgtgtgtgtgtgtgtgtgtgttttaaaaacacttctgGCTATACTTCATCACCACAAGACTAGTAGCACAAGACTGAGTAGCAGAAGACGAAGATTCGTTCAGTATTTATTGGTCTGTCCACTTTGCATCTAGTGGTTTTAGACACTGTAAATGCTACAATAATGAGACCTGAGCCTTTGCCCTTAGGAGGTTGTCAGGTTAATAGAAGTGGATGGTGCAAACTGATGACAGACAGAATGTGCTAGCAGCCATAAGGGTATTGGTTTCTTGTTACTGATGTAGATAATCCTGACCAGAGAGTTGAAGGAAGCTTCATAGAGGAGGCTGTTGCCCTTGTTCCTGAAGGATGAATAGAATTTTAACTGGAGTTATTCTAGTCTATGTGAACTGAATTCTCTACACAAAGTCTTAAAACATTTGGCATGGAGATGAGGCATTGCGAATTATAATTTAGGATGAGGTCATGAAGAAGTTGAAAACCATATTAAAAGCAGCAAATAAAACTATGAAAGATCAATTTTGCCGTCCAGTTTCCTAATGGATTCATTCTGAAAAGTGAGATTCTTTTATCCTCTGGACCTGCCAGTCTTCCACAGCACCCTTTCCCCAAAAGTAGTCATCTTCCCCAGAAGCACATCTCTGGAATATAAACTTCATGAGACAAAGCCCCTTTATTTCTTAGCTTTGAAACCTCTCAGTGGGATTGCCAGGAGTAGGTATACCATTAGTTGTTAATAGTATGGATTCGCTGTtgattaagtttctttttttttttttttttttttttaacaagacagcgagagggagggcggggcagagagacagggagagaaaatcccaagcaggctccatgctgacagtgcagaacccaatgcggggcttggacccacaaactgcaagatggtgacctgagccaaaatcaagaatcggacgctcagctgactgagccacccacatgccccatgGATTCACTACTGTATTAACATTATCTTTTTCGtagtaaacttaatttttaaaattttattgaatttgagTTATTTACGAGAAGTTTTCAACACTGaataagatgaaaaataagaTCTCTGACTGAAATAGAGCTTTATAGGTATCTGGCTATAAAATGATAGACACCTACCAGTTGAGTTTAAAGAATGGAGCCCCCTGTTAGGTGTTGAATTGTGTGCCGCAGAAAAGTaacgttgaagtcctaacctccagtatcTCTGAATATgatgaccttacttggaaatagagtctttgcagatgcaatcaAATTAAGATGTCATTTTGGTAGACGCCAATCccatatgactggtatccttataagacgAGGGAAATGCCATGAGACAGATACACAAGGAGAAAACAGGTATTAACCAAGGCAGAAATTGGAGCTCCGCCCCTACAAGTCCAGGCCCACCAGGGGTTGCTGGTGACGCCAGAAATGCCATGAGACAGATACACAAGGAGAAAACAGGTATTAACCAAGGCAGAAATTGGAGCTCCGCCCCTACAAGTCCAGGCCCACCAGGGGTTGCTGGTGACGCCAGAAAGCCTACAGCAGGTTCATTTCCGTTTTAAGCCACCAGTTGTGATAGTTGGggatggcagccctaggaaatgaatacaccCTACTTAATTCAGCAGTtcagcatatatttattgaacatctgccGGAAGCTAATTTAGGCGCTTGAGTTACATTAGTGAGCAAAGACAAAAAGCTGTCGTTCCAAGGGGTAGAGAAAGTAAAGAATCAGATACTAACACAGTAAGTTAGAAGGTAAGAGCAGTTATGGGGAAAACAATGTAGGGTAAAGTGGGTGGTGGGCTAGTTGCCGATGAGAACAGTGGTTGGCTCATTcattatttgaagaaagaaattaggCAAGTGTAAATTTATATTAGGCCTCTGCCCATGGTTGCTGACACAGAgatcctaaaacccttgtaatttcctgtgTGATGGGGGTGTTAGGAGCATTACACCAAATGCCTAAGAATTTCTTTGGTTAATAGGagtgtctttttttcctaatgaggCAATTCTTGGAGGGCTCCGGGATCACTTCAGGAtgagggctggtcaccagaaatctccaagccatgattagaagcttagaATTTTCACATACACATGCAAATACACCATGTCTTctagggagaggagagggacaggaaaTCGTGCCTACCTCATGAAACCTCCATTAATAATCCCTAACCTACAGGGTTCAGAGAACTCCCAGGatggtgaacacatccacataCTGCCAGGATGACGAGCTGGGAGACAGTATGGAAGGTCTGAGCTTTCCCATTCATACCTTGCCTTATGCACCTCTTCAACATGGTTGTTCTGAGTTGTAGCCTTCAAAATAAACCAGGAATAAgcaaactgttttcctgagttctgtgagccattctggGAAGTAATCAACCTGGAGGATTGTGAGACTCCCCGGCTGATGGTCACCTGGTCAGAAGTGCAGGAGGCCTGCACTTACCCTTGTCATCTCACAGAATATCCACTTTAGACAAATTGGTCACTCTCCAACTGGGAACAGCAAACATCCTCTTGCCACCTGAGTGACTTTGTCAATTTCAGCTTTTATCTCTCCTGTGGTCTGCTTTCCCTATAGATAGGTTTTATTAACAACATAGAATTGCCCTTGAGAACACCCAATCCAGAAGGGGCCCTCACTTGTTAGGACTCCCCACCCCTGCAATATTAACCAAGTAAAGCCCAGATCCTATAATAGGTTCTTTCTAATACCCTCTTAACAGACACCCCACATCCCTCCATGCAATGTGTATTAAgccaaatattatttattttgtttattattattattatttgaagggGATTGTCAGCATTAAGAGATGGGAGAAGAAGGGTGAGCACGGAAGACTGCAGAGAAATAGAACGGTAACCTGCGGGAAAATTAGGTCAGTTTTTACTCTGTTTTAAGATAAATAACAGCACGtttgttggggcggggggggggggagaggg
Proteins encoded:
- the ACTR10 gene encoding actin-related protein 10 isoform X2 — protein: MRETAHINKEVKPYRCGFAGETGPRCIIPSVIKKAGLPKPIKVVQYNINTEELYSYLKEFIHILYFRHLLVNPRDRRVVVIESVLCPSHFRETLTRVLFKYFEVPSVLLAPSHLMALLTLGINSAMVLDCGYRESLVLPIYEGIPVLNCWGALPLGGKALHKELETQLLEQCTVDTGAAKEQSLPSVMGSIPEGVLEDIKVRTCFVSDLKRGLKIQAAKFNIDGNTERPSPPPNVDYPLDGEKILHVLGSIRDSVVEILFEQDNEEKSVATLILDSLIQCPIDTRKQLAENLVVIGGTSMLPGFLHRLLAEIRYLVEKPKYKKVLGTKTFRIHTPPAKANCVAWLGGAIFGALQDILGSRSVSKEYYNQTGRIPDWCSLNNPPLEMMFDVGKAQPPLMKRAFSTEK